The genomic interval GAACCTTATATGCGTTTGCCCTTAAAGGGAGTGGGTGAAGGAAAGGTTGATCTGAAAAGTGCCGGTGTTTTGTTCTCGATCGGCTTTAAGCCCTGGAAATAGAAATAACGTTTAGCGAATACACAAGGCGCCAGGAAACTATAGAGTTCCCTGGCGCCTTTTTAATTTATCTGGTAAAAACAGATCTTATTTCCCGAAGGTGAATACCGCAGAAACACCGGCCCATCCAATGGTACCGTTATTTGAAATGGCATTGTAACTTCCGGTGATTTGAACAGATCCGGTTTTGAAACCAACCTGAGGTTTATAGGCAAATCCGCCACCGTTTGCATTACCCGTAAAAAATCCATAACCTACCTGCGCGCCTACAAAGAAATTTTCCGTGGCATTGTACCGGGCACCTGCCAGTAAAGGAACAGCGCCAAAATTCAGACCACTGTTGTTCTTCTCCAGGAAATGAGCATATCCGGCGGTTACGATTCCGCTTACCTGGTCATTAAAACCAAATTCTCCCTGTGCTTCCGCTCCAATAACAAATGAACTGGCATTGGAAATTACACCTGTAGGCAAGGCTGCATTGACCCCAACTCCAAAGGTAAACCCGGATTGAGCATTCACACCGGCCAATAAGAGGCAAAGCATCAGCGATAAAAGTCCTTTTCGTTTCATGAATGTACTTTTTAATGATAAAATGTTGATTGCGGGCGCAAAGTAAAAGGGAGTAAGGTGGCTTCCAATACCCCTATGACATAAACGTCCAACTAGTACACTGATGAAGTAAATAGGCTGATGAGTGCTGTTAGAAAGTTGACTAAAAATTCAGACTCAGAGTAGTTCTTTTAGCAAATTGACCACACGATCGATCTCTTCCTTCGTATTGAAATGGCTGAAGGAGAAACGTACAGCCACCCGGTTGGGATCATTATGCATGGCACGTATGACATGGGATCCCTGATCGGCCCCACTTGTACAGGCACTGCCTCCCGAAGCACAGATATGATGAATGTCGAGATTGAATAATAACATTTCCGATTTCTCGGATTTGGGGAAGGACACATTCAGCACGGTATAAAGATTCTTCCCTTCCAGATTACCGTTGAATTTTACATCGGGTAATTGCTGGTTAAGCGTCCGGATCATATACTCGCGAAGGTCGGATACATAGGCACTATCCTTTTCAAAATTCGCCATAGCGATCTCGAGCGCCTTGGCAAAGCCAACAATGCCATATACATTTTCGGTGCCCGCACGCATATTTCGTTCCTGTCCGCCACCATGAATAAAGGGTTTGATCTGAACATTCTCATTCACATAAAGGATACCTGTTCCCTTTGGGCCATGAAATTTATGGCCGGCCCCGGAAATGAAATGAACAGGTGTATTCCGAAGATCCATGGGGAAATGCCCTACCATCTGAACGCAATCCGAATGAAAAATGGCATTGTATTTTTTACAGATTTCTCCGGTTCGCTGAATATCCAGAATATTACCGATCTCATTGTTGGCATGCATCAATGTTACGAGACATCTTTCGGGTTGGGCGGCCAGTTGTGCTTCCAGGTCATCGAGGTCCACATCACCGTTGGGTAATATTCGCACAAATGAGCTGGTCACCAGATCCTGATGATCATAGTGTTCCACTGTATGGAGTACCGCATGGTGTTCGATCGGTGAGGTGATGATATGCCGGCAACCCAGGTCACGGATCGCGGCTGTGATGGCCGTGTTATTGCTTTCGGTTCCACCACTGGTGAAAAAGATCTCGGCCGGATGGGCATTGAGTAAACGAGCCACTGATTTGCGGGCACTCTCAATCGCCAATCTGGTCTCCCTGCCATAGGAATAGATCGATGACGGGTTCCCAAAATGCGTTGTCAAATAAGGCAACATGGCCTCCAGCACTTCGGGATGAAGCGCCGTTGTAGCAGCGTTATCAAGATAGATCCGATTCATGGGAAGCAAAGGTAGGAAAACTAGGGAAGATGGTTGGATGTCGGATGACAGATGACGGATGACGGATGACAGAGGATGGAAGTCGGATGTAGGATGTTGGATGTTGGATGTTGGGGATAGGTCAAAGGACCCCTGTCATCCGTCATCTGTCATCCGTCATCCAACATCCAACCTCCAACATCCGAGATCCCCCTACAACACCTCCCGAATATCCTCCATCAATCGTTTGGCCATATTGTCGGCCTTGGATTCGAAATCGCTTTCGGCATAGATGCGGATGATCGGTTCGGTATTGGAGGATCGAAGGTGAACCCAGTCGTTCTCAAACTCGATCTTCAGGCCATCTTCGGTGTTGACCGGATGATTCTTATATTTTTCGCGGATCTTATCCAAAACAACAGGCAGGTTGACGCCTGCTTCTAATTCTATTTTGTTTTTGGAAATAAAATACTGGGGATACAATTTCCGAAGGGAAGCAATGGATTTCCCTTTTTGAGCGAGATGAGACAGGAATAAAGCGATTCCGATCAGCGCATCCCGGCCATAGTGAAAGTCGGGTACAATGATCCCGCCATTTCCTTCTCCACCAATAACCGCATCTACCTCTTTCATTTTTTTCACCACATTCACTTCACCAACGGCAGAAGGAAAATATTGTCCGCCATGTTGCAGCGTCACTTCTTTAAGCGCCTTCGTACTGCTCATATTGCTGACCGTATTGCCCTTTCGTTTTCCCAATACATAGTCCGCCACTGCCACAAGTGTATATTCTTCGCCAAACATGGATCCATCTTCATTGACAAAACAGAGCCGGTCCACGTCGGGATCCACTGCAATACCCAGGTCCGCTTTCTGTCTTACCACTTCCCTGCTCAGATCAACCAGGTGTTCCGGAAGTGGTTCGGGGTTATGGGCAAACTGTCCATTGATCTCTCCGTTGAGGACCACGATATCCTCCACCCCCAACGCATTTAACAGGGCCGGCACATAAATGGCACCTGTTGAATTAATGGCGTCAACAACTATTTTAAACTTCTTTCCGGCAATGGATTCCCGGTCTACCAACGGATATTCCAGAATGGCCTGGATATGTTTCTCAAGATAATTTGTATGGGAAATGGTCAGGCCCAGTTTGTCTACGGTGCTAAAGACAAAATCTTCCCGGGCTGCAAGATCAAGTACCTCTTTTCCGGTTTCGGCAGAGATAAACTCCCCTTTTTCATTTAACAGTTTCAGCGCATTCCATTCACGGGGGTTATGGCTTGCCGTAAGAATAATGCCCCCATCTGCCTTTTCCATCGTCACGGCCACTTCTACCGTTGGGGTGGTTGAAAGGTCAAGGTCTACAACATCGATTCCCAGTGCATTCAGGGTGCTGTTCACGAGGTTTCTGACCAATCCCCCGCTGATCCGCCCGTCCCGTCCGGTAACGATCTTTACCTTATCTGTTTTCCCCCTGGAAATGATCGTGCCATAGGCCGCTGTAAAACGGACCACATCCAGGGGAGAGAGTGTTTCGCCAGGTTTACCGCCGATCGTACCACGTATGCCAGAAATGCTTTTTATCAGTGCCACAGTGATGATAGTTTGAACGCAAAATTAATGGTTTAAAGAACAAGTATATTTGCAGGGTATGGGCAACAAGAATTGGTATGTGGATTGGTTCAATTCCCCTTTTTACCATAAACTCTATTTTCAGCGGGATGAAAAGGAAGCGGCTGCTTTTATCGATCACCTGATCGAACACCTGCAACCCCTGCCCGGTTCCCGCATGCTGGATATCGCCTGTGGAAAAGGCCGGTACAGCCGCCAATTATCCGACAAAGGTTTTTTTGTTACCGGTATTGACCTGGCCCCGGACAGTATTGAATATGCCCGGCAGTTTGAATCCGATAACCTGGAATTCTTTCAACACGATATGCGCCTGCCCTTTCGGGTCAATTACTATGATTATGGCTTTAACTTTTTTACCAGCTTTGGCTATTTCGCCAGCCGTCGCGAACATGAGGATGCCATGCGTACGATGGCAGGAGCGTTGAAAACAGGTGGAAAATTGATCATCGATTATCTCAATCCACACTATGCCGAAGACCACCTCATTCCTGAAGAGAACCGGCAAATAAAGGATACCAGCTATGAAATACACCGCTGGCAGGAAGAGGGCTACTTCTTTAAACGGATCAAAGTAACCGACCCCACACTCCGCCAACCAATTGAGTACACTGAACGTGTGATGAAATTTAGCCTGGGTGATTTTACTGAAATGCTCGCCTATGAACATTTCCAGGTAAAAGAAGTATTTGGCAACTATGCCTTGCAACCTTATGATGTTAGAAAATCGCCCCGGTTGATCGTAATAGCAGAGAAGTATCAGTGAGCGGGCTGTTTCGGATTATTGATCAACATCCATTTGGCCGTTTCATACCAGGCCTGCGTCAATTCCGACATCTGCTTTTTGATCGAATCTGCTTGCTTTCCTGCCGGATCAACAGCCCCGGGTTGAATGGCGTGCAATTGCGGATCGGGGAAAAAAATTCTTCCGGTGGTATCAGGCTGGTCACCCGAGGTCATATCAATGTTCATGGTAAAATAGTACTGATCGGTCACCAACCCAATCCTGCCTTGACCGTTGATGATAAAGGCCATGTGATTCTTATGCGCCGCATCCAGTACATTTCTGCCGAGTGTGGTATTGACATAAGGCTGGCTTAATAAGCCCGCCATGGTTGGGAGCACATCGATCTGGGATACCACTTCCTCTCTTTTTTGTGGTGTCAGCAAGTAAGGAGCATAAAAAAGAAGGGGCACATGTTCATCGGTCAATCGTTGATCGGTCCAGGGTGCCGGGTATATTTCCCGCGCATTTCCGGACACACCATGATCGCCTACGAATACAAAGATGGTATTGTGAAAATAGGTTTCCTTCTCCGCTGCCTCCATGAATTTTTTTATGCAATAATCCGAATACCGAAAGGAGTTGAATTCGTCCGGTGAATCAAAACCAAATCGTCGTAAAGAATCCCGGGAAGGGTTTAATTTTTCAAAATCACTGTCCTCTTCCGGTATCATAAAGGGGCGGTGGTTGTCAGCCGTCTGAATGATGGCGAAAAAAGGTGATTGCTGCTGTCGAAAAACCTGATTGGCTTCCAGAAAA from Chitinophagales bacterium carries:
- a CDS encoding class I SAM-dependent methyltransferase, yielding MGNKNWYVDWFNSPFYHKLYFQRDEKEAAAFIDHLIEHLQPLPGSRMLDIACGKGRYSRQLSDKGFFVTGIDLAPDSIEYARQFESDNLEFFQHDMRLPFRVNYYDYGFNFFTSFGYFASRREHEDAMRTMAGALKTGGKLIIDYLNPHYAEDHLIPEENRQIKDTSYEIHRWQEEGYFFKRIKVTDPTLRQPIEYTERVMKFSLGDFTEMLAYEHFQVKEVFGNYALQPYDVRKSPRLIVIAEKYQ
- the glmM gene encoding phosphoglucosamine mutase encodes the protein MALIKSISGIRGTIGGKPGETLSPLDVVRFTAAYGTIISRGKTDKVKIVTGRDGRISGGLVRNLVNSTLNALGIDVVDLDLSTTPTVEVAVTMEKADGGIILTASHNPREWNALKLLNEKGEFISAETGKEVLDLAAREDFVFSTVDKLGLTISHTNYLEKHIQAILEYPLVDRESIAGKKFKIVVDAINSTGAIYVPALLNALGVEDIVVLNGEINGQFAHNPEPLPEHLVDLSREVVRQKADLGIAVDPDVDRLCFVNEDGSMFGEEYTLVAVADYVLGKRKGNTVSNMSSTKALKEVTLQHGGQYFPSAVGEVNVVKKMKEVDAVIGGEGNGGIIVPDFHYGRDALIGIALFLSHLAQKGKSIASLRKLYPQYFISKNKIELEAGVNLPVVLDKIREKYKNHPVNTEDGLKIEFENDWVHLRSSNTEPIIRIYAESDFESKADNMAKRLMEDIREVL
- a CDS encoding cysteine desulfurase — protein: MNRIYLDNAATTALHPEVLEAMLPYLTTHFGNPSSIYSYGRETRLAIESARKSVARLLNAHPAEIFFTSGGTESNNTAITAAIRDLGCRHIITSPIEHHAVLHTVEHYDHQDLVTSSFVRILPNGDVDLDDLEAQLAAQPERCLVTLMHANNEIGNILDIQRTGEICKKYNAIFHSDCVQMVGHFPMDLRNTPVHFISGAGHKFHGPKGTGILYVNENVQIKPFIHGGGQERNMRAGTENVYGIVGFAKALEIAMANFEKDSAYVSDLREYMIRTLNQQLPDVKFNGNLEGKNLYTVLNVSFPKSEKSEMLLFNLDIHHICASGGSACTSGADQGSHVIRAMHNDPNRVAVRFSFSHFNTKEEIDRVVNLLKELL